A genomic stretch from Calidithermus timidus DSM 17022 includes:
- the rph gene encoding ribonuclease PH — MLWAAVNPPADTKSSRKDGREPLQMRPLRLELGYNAYAEGSALVELGLTRVLVTVSLTDGVPRHVSAKEGWLMAEYNLLPRSTKERKERERQKLSGRTAEIQRFIGRAFRAALDLSLLPNKTVIIDADVLQADGGTRVASLLGGYAALYTALDRLVMLGKIDEWPLSEFAAISLGWFGEERILLDLTHQEDESAWADLTVVATREGDVIEVHGGGEGRPIPQAIYRKMLETGLSQMPELIKTVHAQLRKPLS, encoded by the coding sequence ATGCTGTGGGCTGCCGTGAATCCCCCTGCCGATACCAAAAGCAGCCGCAAGGACGGACGCGAGCCCCTGCAGATGCGCCCGCTCAGGCTCGAGCTGGGTTACAACGCCTACGCCGAGGGCTCGGCCCTGGTCGAGCTGGGCCTGACCCGCGTGCTGGTGACGGTCTCGCTCACCGATGGCGTTCCGCGCCACGTCTCGGCCAAGGAAGGCTGGCTGATGGCCGAGTACAACCTGCTACCCCGCTCGACCAAGGAACGCAAGGAGCGCGAGCGTCAGAAGCTCTCGGGGCGCACCGCGGAGATCCAGCGCTTCATAGGACGGGCTTTCCGGGCCGCCCTGGACCTTTCGCTACTGCCCAACAAGACCGTGATCATCGATGCCGACGTGCTCCAGGCCGACGGGGGAACCCGCGTGGCCTCGCTGCTGGGCGGGTATGCCGCGCTGTACACGGCGCTGGACCGACTGGTGATGCTGGGCAAGATCGACGAGTGGCCGCTGAGCGAGTTTGCCGCGATCAGCCTGGGCTGGTTCGGGGAGGAGCGCATCCTACTCGACCTCACCCACCAGGAAGACGAGAGCGCCTGGGCCGACCTCACGGTGGTGGCGACAAGAGAAGGCGACGTCATCGAGGTTCACGGCGGTGGGGAGGGCCGCCCGATCCCCCAGGCGATTTACCGGAAGATGCTCGAGACCGGCCTGAGCCAGATGCCCGAATTGATCAAAACCGTTCACGCGCAACTGCGAAAACCCCTATCCTGA
- a CDS encoding thrombospondin type 3 repeat-containing protein: MKRTVIWLCAVGLALSLPIALGRPPYRLAAIAQLHLTPDQGDTRSVTCQFCHVNPGGGPPWNPFGELVRSNFRGSINQALYDALRAMKDSDGDGYLDVLEVFAGTWPGNPDSKPLVDPTFLKANFEKAGGVDLYKPAQ; encoded by the coding sequence ATGAAGCGAACGGTAATCTGGCTTTGTGCGGTCGGGCTGGCCCTTTCCCTCCCCATCGCCCTGGGCCGCCCCCCCTACCGCCTGGCGGCCATCGCCCAGCTCCACCTGACCCCCGACCAAGGGGATACCCGCAGCGTCACCTGCCAGTTCTGCCACGTCAACCCCGGCGGTGGCCCCCCCTGGAACCCCTTCGGCGAGTTGGTGCGCTCGAACTTCAGAGGTAGCATCAATCAGGCCCTCTACGACGCGCTCAGGGCCATGAAGGACTCCGACGGAGATGGCTACCTCGACGTGCTCGAGGTCTTCGCGGGTACCTGGCCGGGTAACCCCGACAGCAAACCCCTGGTAGACCCCACCTTCCTCAAAGCCAACTTCGAGAAGGCGGGCGGGGTGGACCTCTACAAGCCTGCGCAGTAG
- the cas8c gene encoding type I-C CRISPR-associated protein Cas8c/Csd1: MLSQLVEYARQKGLGAEPGFTQKEIRWLVGVSSQGAFTELIPLNQAKPAPDLSQPEMIGMPNALRAMGYTAEQAAHFLADTCAVVFGLPERDKEGRVKNPEDHQKNLQKGETFRLLIGLAAKEVPLLLPIAQALSDPAQMAQMVQKLEAQTQKKGSDKLKPTDKISFFIQGQCVLDYPDWHGWWRGFRAQAFPAQKSTGGMRSFASGELVSPASTHPKVTKLGGSAFGHALVTYDKDAFESYGLSQGENAAVEELAATAYRAGLDALLEKAQILGEMKVVVWYDRAIPQEDDFFRDLFAPSSSEAEEAQALERARKVLQALKTGEAPPSLQGARFFAAALSPASGRVMVRDWQTGSLEDFITAVKTWFEHLAIVRRSGDRAASLPGLNRLFLSLQRPKSPEQKLDDYLKPIKTLQVPLWRAALNPSLPIPYGALARIMESHIAEVMKGDFTKALSAKESDAAALGRIYARMGLLKAYHIRKGGTIGMALDPNHPSPAYHCGRLMCLLAQIQEASAESEINAGVVQRYYGAASSTPAMVLGRLTRLSQHHLSKLAKDSPGLAYWFNTQLAEVWKVLGPTLPRTLSLEEQSLFALGYYQQLAASRVKKDDKPSGPETAQDPLFQG; the protein is encoded by the coding sequence ATGCTCTCGCAGTTGGTGGAGTATGCCCGGCAAAAGGGGCTGGGTGCGGAACCGGGTTTCACCCAGAAGGAAATCCGCTGGCTGGTGGGGGTGAGCTCCCAAGGAGCGTTCACCGAGCTCATTCCCCTTAACCAGGCCAAACCCGCCCCCGACCTCTCCCAGCCCGAGATGATCGGAATGCCCAACGCGCTCAGGGCCATGGGGTACACCGCCGAGCAGGCCGCCCACTTCCTGGCCGATACCTGCGCGGTGGTGTTCGGGTTGCCGGAGCGGGATAAGGAGGGGAGGGTCAAAAACCCCGAGGACCACCAGAAGAACCTGCAAAAGGGAGAGACCTTCCGGTTGCTCATCGGGCTCGCCGCAAAAGAGGTGCCCCTGCTTTTGCCCATCGCCCAGGCCCTCTCCGACCCGGCGCAGATGGCGCAGATGGTGCAGAAGCTCGAGGCCCAAACCCAGAAAAAGGGCTCGGATAAACTCAAGCCCACCGACAAAATCTCCTTTTTCATCCAGGGGCAATGCGTGCTGGACTACCCCGACTGGCACGGCTGGTGGCGGGGGTTCCGCGCCCAGGCCTTCCCCGCGCAAAAGAGCACTGGCGGGATGCGTTCGTTTGCCAGCGGGGAACTGGTGTCACCGGCCTCTACCCACCCCAAGGTAACCAAGCTGGGCGGCAGTGCTTTTGGGCACGCCCTGGTCACCTACGATAAAGACGCCTTTGAGTCCTACGGTCTCTCCCAGGGTGAGAACGCTGCCGTGGAGGAGCTGGCCGCCACCGCCTACCGGGCTGGGTTGGATGCACTTTTGGAAAAGGCCCAGATTCTGGGCGAGATGAAGGTAGTGGTCTGGTACGACCGGGCCATCCCCCAGGAAGACGACTTCTTCCGCGACCTCTTCGCCCCCAGCAGCAGCGAGGCCGAGGAAGCCCAGGCCTTGGAGCGCGCCCGCAAGGTACTCCAAGCCCTCAAAACCGGTGAGGCTCCGCCCAGCCTGCAGGGCGCCCGCTTCTTCGCCGCGGCGTTGAGCCCGGCCTCGGGGCGGGTGATGGTGCGCGACTGGCAGACGGGTTCCTTAGAAGACTTCATCACCGCGGTCAAGACGTGGTTTGAGCACCTCGCCATCGTGCGCAGAAGCGGCGATCGGGCTGCCAGTCTGCCGGGTCTGAACCGCCTCTTCCTAAGCCTGCAACGCCCCAAGTCCCCCGAGCAAAAGCTCGACGACTACCTCAAGCCCATCAAAACCCTGCAAGTCCCCCTCTGGCGCGCGGCCTTGAACCCCAGCCTGCCCATTCCCTACGGCGCTTTAGCCCGCATCATGGAGTCCCACATCGCCGAGGTGATGAAGGGGGACTTTACCAAGGCCCTCAGCGCCAAAGAGTCCGATGCCGCTGCCCTGGGGCGCATCTACGCCCGCATGGGGCTTTTGAAGGCTTATCACATCCGAAAAGGAGGAACGATAGGTATGGCGCTAGACCCCAACCACCCCAGCCCGGCCTACCACTGTGGTCGCCTGATGTGCCTGCTGGCCCAGATTCAGGAGGCTTCCGCCGAGTCCGAGATCAACGCCGGCGTGGTGCAGCGCTACTACGGCGCGGCCAGCAGCACCCCGGCCATGGTGCTGGGCCGCCTCACGCGGCTCTCGCAGCACCACCTGAGCAAACTGGCCAAGGACTCGCCCGGTCTGGCCTACTGGTTCAACACCCAGCTCGCCGAGGTCTGGAAGGTCCTGGGCCCCACCCTGCCCCGCACCCTGAGCTTGGAAGAGCAGAGCCTTTTTGCCCTGGGCTACTACCAGCAGCTCGCGGCCAGCCGGGTCAAAAAGGACGACAAGCCCTCCGGCCCCGAAACCGCCCAAGACCCCCTTTTCCAGGGCTAG
- the rdgB gene encoding RdgB/HAM1 family non-canonical purine NTP pyrophosphatase: MRLLVATNNPGKYRELREGLAPLGWELASLLDYPFKMPPEEGASFEDNAMLKAAFACRQTGLLTLADDSGLEVDALEGEPGVYSARFGGRKSDLERNIYLLERLKGVPAEKRTARFVAVLAVAHPQGFMQLFRGVTEGLILEAPRGENGFGYDPLFFVPEAGKTFAEMSLEEKAQYSHRGKALAELLEAYKDGFRIPEASSSE; encoded by the coding sequence ATGCGCCTACTGGTTGCGACCAATAACCCTGGCAAGTACCGCGAGCTACGTGAAGGGCTCGCCCCGCTGGGCTGGGAGCTAGCCTCCCTGCTCGACTACCCTTTCAAGATGCCCCCCGAAGAAGGAGCCTCTTTCGAGGACAACGCCATGCTCAAGGCGGCCTTTGCCTGCCGCCAGACCGGCCTGCTGACCCTGGCCGACGACTCGGGCCTCGAGGTCGATGCCCTCGAGGGCGAACCCGGGGTGTACTCAGCTCGCTTCGGAGGGCGCAAGAGCGACCTCGAGCGCAATATCTACCTGCTCGAGCGGCTCAAGGGCGTCCCCGCCGAAAAACGCACCGCCCGCTTCGTGGCGGTGCTGGCAGTGGCCCACCCTCAGGGCTTCATGCAGCTCTTCCGGGGCGTCACCGAGGGCCTGATCCTCGAGGCACCGCGGGGAGAAAACGGCTTCGGTTACGATCCCCTGTTCTTCGTGCCCGAAGCAGGCAAGACCTTCGCCGAGATGAGCCTGGAGGAGAAGGCGCAGTACTCGCACCGGGGCAAGGCCCTGGCCGAGTTGCTCGAGGCCTACAAGGACGGATTCAGAATCCCCGAAGCCAGTTCTTCGGAGTGA
- the lysA gene encoding diaminopimelate decarboxylase codes for MSALNPRFRQALQAALERYETPFYAYDLTSIQARVSAFRAAFPQAELFFAMKANPRLGILRRLLGLGVFLEAVSLGEVRRAYAAGFKRKEVLLNGPLKTPAMLAELKEIGVPILGLDSLPDAERVARHLPGSHVILRVNPDLPVLTHDHLATGRGESKFGILPQDIRQALKIARAGDLDVLGLHVHLGSALERVEDFHAGYALMERLYQEHGPFEVLNLGGGFGLGLDLTRLAPEALGLAERLGVELWLEPGRYLVAEAGVLVTRTWGFKRTRRKFLLVDAGMSHLLRPMLYGAQHPVEPLYKGGALQSFDLAGPACESGDILAKDLTLPTPKEGDALAILQAGAYGSSMSSNYLDTPRPLELLWTGEEWEVLRQRQSWESLLLEEQAEG; via the coding sequence ATGAGCGCCCTCAACCCTCGATTTCGCCAGGCGCTGCAAGCGGCCCTCGAGCGCTACGAGACGCCTTTTTATGCCTACGACTTGACTTCGATTCAGGCTAGGGTGAGCGCCTTCAGGGCGGCTTTTCCCCAGGCTGAGCTGTTCTTTGCCATGAAGGCCAACCCTCGCCTGGGCATCTTGCGGCGGTTGCTGGGGTTGGGGGTCTTTCTCGAGGCGGTGAGCCTGGGGGAGGTGCGCCGAGCCTACGCCGCCGGTTTCAAGCGTAAGGAGGTCTTGCTCAACGGGCCACTCAAGACCCCCGCCATGCTCGCAGAGCTCAAGGAGATCGGCGTGCCCATCCTGGGCCTGGACTCCCTGCCCGACGCCGAGCGGGTGGCCCGACACCTGCCCGGCAGCCATGTCATCTTGCGGGTCAACCCCGACCTGCCGGTGCTCACCCACGATCACCTGGCCACCGGGCGGGGTGAGAGCAAGTTTGGCATCTTGCCGCAGGACATAAGGCAGGCCCTCAAGATCGCGCGGGCTGGAGACCTCGACGTGTTGGGGCTGCACGTGCATCTGGGCTCGGCCCTCGAGCGCGTCGAGGACTTCCACGCCGGATACGCGCTCATGGAGCGGCTGTATCAGGAACACGGCCCCTTCGAGGTGCTCAACCTGGGCGGGGGCTTTGGCCTGGGTTTAGACCTCACCCGCTTGGCTCCGGAAGCGCTCGGGCTGGCCGAGCGCCTAGGGGTGGAGTTGTGGCTCGAGCCGGGCCGCTACCTGGTGGCCGAAGCCGGGGTGCTGGTCACCCGCACCTGGGGATTCAAGCGAACCCGACGCAAATTCCTGCTGGTGGACGCGGGGATGAGCCACTTGCTACGCCCGATGCTGTATGGTGCCCAGCATCCGGTGGAGCCTCTTTACAAGGGGGGAGCCCTTCAAAGCTTCGACCTAGCCGGACCTGCTTGCGAAAGTGGGGACATCCTGGCTAAGGACCTGACCCTGCCCACCCCCAAGGAGGGCGATGCCCTGGCGATTTTGCAGGCGGGGGCCTATGGCAGCAGCATGAGCAGCAACTACCTCGACACCCCCAGGCCGCTCGAGCTGTTGTGGACGGGCGAGGAGTGGGAGGTGCTGCGCCAACGGCAGAGCTGGGAGAGCCTGCTGCTGGAGGAACAAGCGGAAGGCTGA
- a CDS encoding tetratricopeptide repeat protein translates to MRKIPVEDARVSLTALLETARTALALRLLEGLVSQASTHQAVEQVAQLFDLLPENLVKQDASFQRLYAMVLCRSRQSGRLLAYLGGLTPPIPEALRTYWAWALLREGRCEEALCQLETLQGCESVDWGLYWRTRGEVLFRLGRADWREAFLKARGYLKGSALGRSLLDEGGLLYLSGQRSAARVVWAEALAYLRDDPYYLAWTRHSLGMALIGDRPEEAEGHLLEAVRLSRKAVAREFHARALCGLGAVRRSFGEWERALSSYREAIRVACERDDRQQALWGYGHTLRLLGRLEEALAQLTLALELDPSPATSWLNADIAAARLMLGDATGAREALGQTLSLGERGKIVLTVVQAALEHRAGAPEAARSLLGGLEPTNLWVREELHCFPELRAALGLPELGQQKHWVEVNPFGSLEVKVNGRPVPINPTGRPGELLVFLLENGGSAGVEHLLDQLYHGNRPQDRKALWETAERLREVLGWKGSVQVKGGIYRLDPAAEWVYRDQPSQGAGEFMVGHYANWVQERRGISPWVV, encoded by the coding sequence GTGAGAAAAATTCCCGTCGAAGACGCTCGAGTCAGCCTCACGGCCCTGTTGGAGACCGCTCGAACAGCCCTAGCGCTCAGGTTGCTTGAGGGCCTTGTAAGCCAGGCTTCTACTCACCAAGCTGTGGAGCAGGTGGCGCAGTTGTTTGATCTATTGCCCGAAAATCTTGTGAAGCAGGATGCTTCCTTCCAGCGGCTCTACGCCATGGTGCTGTGCCGTTCTCGGCAGTCTGGCAGGCTTTTGGCATACCTCGGTGGCTTGACCCCACCGATCCCTGAGGCGCTCCGCACGTACTGGGCCTGGGCTTTGCTGCGGGAGGGGCGCTGTGAGGAGGCCCTGTGTCAGCTCGAGACCCTTCAGGGCTGTGAATCTGTCGACTGGGGACTCTACTGGCGTACCAGGGGGGAAGTGCTGTTCCGCCTAGGTCGGGCCGACTGGCGCGAGGCTTTTCTGAAGGCGAGAGGGTACCTGAAGGGTTCGGCGCTGGGCCGCAGTTTGCTGGACGAAGGTGGGTTGCTCTACCTCTCGGGTCAGCGCTCCGCGGCGCGGGTAGTCTGGGCCGAGGCCCTGGCCTACTTGCGCGACGACCCGTACTACCTGGCCTGGACCCGACACAGCTTGGGGATGGCCCTCATCGGTGACCGCCCGGAGGAGGCCGAGGGGCATTTGCTCGAGGCCGTCCGCCTCAGCCGCAAGGCAGTGGCGCGGGAATTCCATGCCAGGGCTCTGTGCGGCCTGGGCGCCGTTCGTCGCTCCTTCGGGGAGTGGGAACGAGCGCTGAGCAGCTATCGGGAAGCCATTCGGGTGGCCTGTGAGCGGGATGACCGCCAGCAGGCCCTATGGGGCTACGGTCATACCCTGCGCCTGCTGGGTCGCCTCGAGGAGGCCCTGGCCCAGCTCACGCTGGCGCTGGAGCTTGACCCTTCTCCGGCGACGAGTTGGCTGAATGCCGACATCGCCGCGGCGCGGCTGATGTTGGGGGACGCAACCGGAGCCCGGGAGGCCCTGGGCCAAACGCTTTCGCTGGGTGAGCGCGGAAAGATCGTGCTGACGGTTGTGCAAGCGGCCCTCGAGCACCGCGCTGGGGCACCGGAAGCTGCCCGCTCCCTTCTGGGTGGCCTCGAGCCCACCAACCTCTGGGTGCGGGAGGAGCTTCACTGCTTCCCCGAGCTGAGGGCCGCCTTGGGCCTGCCGGAACTGGGGCAGCAGAAGCACTGGGTGGAAGTCAACCCCTTCGGCTCGCTCGAGGTCAAGGTGAATGGCCGTCCGGTGCCGATAAACCCCACCGGCAGGCCGGGAGAACTGCTGGTGTTTTTGCTGGAGAACGGCGGGAGCGCCGGGGTGGAGCACCTTCTCGACCAGCTTTACCACGGGAACCGACCCCAAGACCGTAAAGCTCTTTGGGAAACCGCCGAGCGGCTGCGGGAAGTGCTGGGATGGAAGGGGAGTGTTCAGGTTAAAGGGGGTATCTACCGGCTTGACCCCGCTGCCGAGTGGGTTTATCGGGACCAGCCTTCCCAAGGGGCGGGCGAGTTCATGGTGGGTCACTACGCCAACTGGGTTCAGGAGCGACGGGGAATCTCTCCCTGGGTTGTCTGA
- the cas5c gene encoding type I-C CRISPR-associated protein Cas5c — protein MRSFCLEVWGELACFTRPEFKVERFSYPVITPSAARGIFDAIYLDFDPQSKKPLMYWQMERIEVLRPVRYIALMRNEVKDKVSLRSVQGWMRDPSTFEPLYADATKEETGQDTKGRTQRQTMALKDVGYRLTAHAVLYREDPALRQKIEHSFERRARAGQCVYQPYLGCREFTGYFRLVEGEEAKPVPYSEKIGWMLYDVFDLSKPGAPLRTDKGEKPSVSLFEAEVVEGVLEVPPYWDERVRKGVG, from the coding sequence ATGCGAAGTTTTTGCCTGGAAGTCTGGGGCGAGCTGGCCTGCTTTACCCGGCCCGAGTTCAAGGTCGAGCGCTTCAGCTACCCCGTCATCACCCCCAGCGCCGCGCGGGGCATCTTCGACGCCATCTACCTGGACTTCGACCCACAGAGCAAAAAGCCCCTCATGTACTGGCAGATGGAGCGCATCGAGGTGCTGCGTCCGGTGCGCTACATCGCCCTGATGCGCAACGAGGTGAAGGACAAGGTGAGCCTGCGCAGCGTCCAGGGCTGGATGAGAGACCCCAGCACCTTCGAGCCCCTCTATGCCGATGCCACCAAGGAAGAAACCGGCCAGGACACCAAGGGCCGCACCCAGCGCCAGACCATGGCCCTCAAGGACGTGGGCTACCGCCTGACCGCCCACGCGGTGCTCTACCGCGAGGACCCCGCCCTGCGCCAGAAGATCGAGCACAGCTTTGAGCGCCGGGCCCGGGCCGGGCAGTGCGTCTACCAGCCCTACCTGGGCTGCCGCGAGTTCACCGGCTACTTCCGCCTGGTGGAGGGCGAGGAGGCCAAGCCCGTGCCCTACAGCGAAAAAATCGGCTGGATGCTCTACGACGTCTTCGACCTCTCCAAGCCGGGGGCTCCGCTCCGCACCGACAAGGGCGAAAAGCCCAGCGTGAGCCTCTTCGAGGCCGAGGTGGTGGAGGGGGTGCTCGAGGTGCCCCCCTATTGGGACGAGCGGGTGCGCAAGGGGGTGGGCTGA
- a CDS encoding CRISPR-associated endonuclease Cas3'': MEKGDAESLRASHEKALRLVRILELLKLKPWTAQQLAAALGVKKRAVLYYLEDLKELEPHLGFRLLHDEIRHTYALSAGVMLSDIDKVVAHTALRMLYHHSPGHNQQYLEAMLKLARGLPEPARAIAQRSAEAMATRGPGLEGSNLEKITNAWFRRQLVRFEYQLPGRRDPTRFELETYFIEVSRANMAVYVIGRERSYKNAVRTFKLARMRFVTLVGSTEAYEIPSNFDPREYLSNAWGIVGGGGQPLRVKLRFLPQAVQRIREGGYPNLRELQQQDDGSLVVEVTVGTDEEGFPIELLSWVQSWGPRVEVLEPEKLRQTWLAEARQLLAQYDAQSLASPKTYWAHTHQDRARWQPMREHAAEVARRAAEKAAPFGESEKGRLGGLLHDLGKYGDLFQRRLEGKEKGLDHWSAGAHVALFEYRLPAVALAIQGHHIGLQSGAKESLKEMKLREDGQGFPPELRLSEANLERLKERFLADGIELPPPSQGQIAIAQSAAAMLDTRMLFSALVDADFLDTEQHMRGEARPSAPPLQAERALERLEALLQALARNEELPPSIRQLRQQVSEACAMAAEQSTRLYTLTAPTGSGKTLAMLRFALRRALRDPRIRRIVVVLPYLSILDQTAGIYRDLFADFGPHYILEDHSLAYRPLRKELSDEQDVAELERRLLSENWEAPIVLTTHVQLLESLHANRPGACRKLHNLAGSVLLFDEVQTLPTHLAVPTLKTLSRLASEKYGAVVVFATATQPAFDTLHEQVRAGEPQGWQPVEIAPAPEVLFQQSQRVGVDWWLKNPTPFPYLLTLLEADPQALVVLNLKRQAHALFRLAEAQGLEGLFHLSTALCPAHRLQVLGEVQARLSEGLPCRLIATQVVEAGVELDFPVGYRALGPLEAIAQTAGRVNRHGLRKEGRLVVFLPEDEAYPDQAYAQAAKLTRALQAEGPLELTPTTFRRYYQSLYSLQSLSDPEIENFILTQNYAELARRYRIIESPAVNVVVPYNNEAKALMQVARDRGIAADWIHRARPYTVPFFLPKGGPPPFLERVFLRYGRGEAPDWYLCPEEALYDPRLGFTPEEGGEVGLVV, from the coding sequence ATGGAGAAGGGCGATGCTGAATCACTCAGGGCCTCTCATGAAAAAGCCCTGCGATTGGTGCGGATCCTCGAGCTGCTCAAGCTAAAGCCCTGGACCGCGCAACAACTCGCCGCCGCCCTCGGGGTCAAGAAGCGGGCGGTGCTGTACTACCTCGAAGATCTCAAGGAGCTCGAGCCCCACTTAGGCTTCCGCCTGCTGCACGATGAAATTCGGCACACCTACGCCCTGAGCGCCGGCGTTATGCTGAGCGACATCGACAAGGTGGTGGCGCACACCGCCTTGCGCATGCTCTACCACCACTCGCCCGGCCACAACCAGCAGTACCTCGAGGCCATGCTCAAGCTGGCCCGTGGCCTGCCCGAGCCGGCACGGGCCATTGCGCAGCGCAGTGCCGAGGCCATGGCTACGCGAGGGCCCGGCCTCGAGGGCAGCAACCTCGAGAAGATCACCAACGCCTGGTTCCGTCGGCAGCTCGTTCGCTTCGAGTACCAGCTTCCTGGGCGGCGTGATCCTACCAGATTCGAGCTGGAGACCTACTTCATCGAGGTCTCACGGGCCAACATGGCTGTTTACGTCATTGGTCGTGAGCGCAGCTACAAGAACGCAGTGCGCACCTTTAAGCTCGCACGGATGCGGTTTGTCACTCTGGTCGGCTCGACCGAGGCCTACGAGATCCCCTCTAATTTCGACCCCCGCGAGTACCTCTCCAACGCCTGGGGCATCGTGGGGGGCGGGGGGCAGCCGCTCCGGGTGAAGCTGCGCTTCCTGCCACAGGCTGTTCAGCGCATCCGGGAGGGGGGCTATCCCAACCTCAGGGAGCTACAGCAGCAAGACGACGGCAGTTTGGTGGTGGAAGTCACGGTAGGCACCGACGAGGAGGGTTTCCCCATCGAGCTGCTGTCGTGGGTGCAAAGCTGGGGGCCCCGGGTAGAGGTGCTGGAGCCGGAAAAGCTGCGGCAGACTTGGTTAGCCGAGGCCCGGCAGTTGCTGGCGCAGTACGACGCCCAAAGCTTGGCTTCCCCCAAAACCTACTGGGCCCACACCCACCAAGACCGCGCCCGCTGGCAGCCCATGCGCGAGCATGCAGCCGAGGTTGCCCGGCGGGCAGCAGAAAAAGCCGCCCCCTTTGGCGAGTCGGAGAAGGGTCGCCTGGGCGGGCTTTTGCACGACCTGGGCAAGTATGGCGACCTTTTCCAGCGTCGCCTGGAGGGCAAGGAAAAAGGCCTCGACCACTGGTCGGCCGGGGCCCACGTGGCGCTGTTTGAATACCGCCTACCCGCGGTAGCACTGGCCATCCAGGGGCACCATATCGGCTTACAGAGCGGGGCCAAGGAGAGCCTCAAGGAGATGAAACTGCGGGAGGACGGCCAGGGCTTCCCACCCGAGCTGCGTCTGAGCGAGGCCAACCTCGAGCGGCTCAAAGAGCGCTTTCTGGCCGATGGCATAGAGTTACCACCCCCCAGCCAGGGGCAAATTGCCATAGCCCAGAGCGCCGCCGCCATGCTGGACACCCGCATGCTCTTCTCGGCCCTGGTAGACGCCGACTTCCTGGACACCGAGCAGCACATGCGGGGGGAGGCGCGCCCCTCTGCGCCCCCCTTGCAGGCCGAAAGGGCGCTCGAGCGGCTCGAGGCCCTCCTCCAAGCACTGGCCCGCAACGAGGAACTGCCCCCATCCATCCGCCAGCTTCGCCAGCAGGTCTCCGAGGCCTGCGCGATGGCTGCAGAACAAAGCACCCGGCTCTATACCCTCACCGCCCCCACCGGCTCCGGCAAGACCCTGGCCATGCTGCGCTTCGCCCTCAGGCGGGCCCTGCGCGACCCGCGCATACGGCGCATCGTGGTGGTGCTTCCGTACCTGTCCATCCTCGACCAGACCGCCGGAATCTACCGCGACCTCTTCGCCGATTTTGGCCCGCACTACATCCTCGAAGACCACAGCCTGGCCTACCGTCCGCTGCGTAAAGAGCTTTCCGACGAGCAGGATGTGGCCGAGCTCGAGCGCCGCCTCTTGAGCGAAAACTGGGAGGCCCCCATCGTCCTCACCACCCACGTGCAGCTCTTGGAGAGCCTGCACGCCAACCGCCCCGGGGCCTGCCGCAAGCTGCACAACCTGGCCGGGAGCGTGCTCTTGTTTGACGAGGTGCAGACCCTGCCCACCCACCTGGCCGTGCCAACCCTCAAAACCCTCTCGCGCCTGGCCAGCGAGAAGTACGGCGCGGTGGTGGTCTTCGCCACCGCCACCCAGCCGGCCTTCGATACCCTGCACGAACAGGTCAGAGCGGGCGAGCCCCAGGGCTGGCAGCCGGTGGAGATAGCCCCTGCGCCCGAGGTGCTCTTCCAGCAGAGCCAGCGGGTGGGGGTGGACTGGTGGCTCAAGAACCCCACCCCCTTCCCCTATCTGCTGACACTGCTCGAGGCCGACCCCCAGGCTTTGGTGGTGCTCAACCTCAAGCGGCAGGCCCATGCCCTCTTCCGCCTGGCCGAGGCGCAGGGCCTGGAGGGGCTATTTCACCTTTCCACCGCGCTGTGCCCGGCCCACCGGCTACAGGTGCTGGGGGAGGTGCAGGCCCGGCTTAGCGAAGGCCTCCCCTGCCGCCTGATCGCTACCCAGGTGGTGGAGGCCGGGGTAGAGCTCGACTTCCCCGTGGGCTACCGGGCCTTGGGGCCCCTCGAGGCCATCGCCCAGACCGCGGGCCGGGTCAACCGGCACGGCCTGCGCAAGGAAGGGCGGCTGGTGGTCTTCTTGCCCGAGGACGAGGCCTACCCCGACCAAGCCTACGCCCAGGCCGCCAAGCTCACCCGGGCCTTGCAGGCCGAAGGGCCGCTCGAGCTCACCCCCACCACCTTCCGCCGCTACTACCAGAGCCTCTACAGCTTGCAAAGCCTGAGCGACCCGGAGATTGAGAACTTCATCCTGACCCAAAACTACGCCGAGCTTGCCCGCCGCTACCGCATCATCGAGTCGCCGGCGGTGAACGTGGTGGTGCCCTACAACAACGAGGCCAAGGCGCTTATGCAGGTGGCCCGCGACCGGGGCATCGCCGCCGACTGGATTCACCGCGCCAGGCCCTACACGGTGCCCTTCTTTCTGCCCAAAGGGGGGCCGCCCCCCTTCCTCGAGCGCGTCTTCCTGCGCTACGGGCGGGGCGAGGCCCCCGACTGGTACTTGTGCCCGGAGGAGGCCCTCTACGACCCAAGGCTGGGCTTCACGCCCGAGGAAGGGGGTGAGGTGGGGTTGGTCGTATAA